The following are encoded together in the Bos javanicus breed banteng chromosome X, ARS-OSU_banteng_1.0, whole genome shotgun sequence genome:
- the LPAR4 gene encoding lysophosphatidic acid receptor 4 translates to MGDRRFIDFQFQDLNSNLRPRLGNATANNTCIVDDSFKYNLNGAVYSVVFILGLITNSASLFVFCFRMKMRSETAIFITNLALSDLLFVCTLPFKIFYNFNRHWPFGDTLCKISGTAFLTNIYGSMLFLTCISVDRFLAIVYPFRSRTIRTRRNSAIVCAGVWILVLSGGISASLFSTTNVNNATTTCFEGFSKRVWKTYLSKITIFIEVVGFIIPLILNVSCSSVVLKTLRKPATLSQIGTNKKKVLKMITVHMAVFVVCFVPYNSVLFLYALVRSQAITNCLLERFAKIMYPITLCLATLNCCFDPFIYYFTLESFQKSFYINTHIKMESLFKTETPLTTKPSLPAIQEEASDQTTHNGGELMLESTF, encoded by the coding sequence ATGGGTGACAGAAGATTCATTGACTTCCAATTCCAAGATTTAAATTCAAACCTCAGACCCAGGTTGGGCAATGCTACTGCCAATAATACTTGCATTGTTGATGATTCCTTCAAGTATAATCTGAATGGTGCTGTCTACAGTGTTGTATTCATCCTGGGTTTGATAACCAACAGTGCATCTCTGTTCGTCTTCTGCTTCCGCATGAAAATGAGAAGTGAGACAGCTATTTTCATCACCAATCTGGCCCTCTCTGATTTGCTCTTTGTCTGCACTCtacctttcaaaatattttacaatttcaaCCGCCACTGGCCTTTTGGTGATACCCTCTGCAAGATCTCTGGGACTGCATTCCTAACCAACATCTATGGGAGCATGCTCTTCCTTACCTGTATTAGCGTGGATCGTTTCCTGGCCATTGTCTATCCCTTCCGATCCCGTACCATTAGGACCAGGAGGAATTCTGCCATTGTATGTGCTGGAGTCTGGATCCTAGTCCTCAGTGGTGGTATTTCAGCCTCTTTATTCTCCACCACTAATGTCAACAATGCAACCACCACCTGCTTTGAGGGCTTCTCCAAACGTGTATGGAAGACATATCTGTCCAAGATAACCATATTTATTGAAGTTGTTGGTTTTATCATTCCTTTGATACTGAATGTCTCTTGCTCTTCTGTGGTGCTAAAAACCCTCCGTAAGCCTGCTACATTGTCTCAAATTGGGACTAATAAGAAAAAAGTGCTGAAGATGATCACAGTGCATATGGCAGTCTTTGTGGTATGCTTTGTACCCTATAACTCTGTTCTCTTCCTGTATGCCCTGGTGCGCTCCCAAGCCATTACCAATTGCTTGTTGGAAAGATTTGCAAAGATTATGTATCCAATCACCTTGTGCCTTGCAACTCTAAACTGTTGCTTTGACCCTTTCATCTATTACTTCACCCTTGAGTCCTTTCAGAAGTCCTTCTATATCAATACCCATATCAAGATGGAGTCTCTGTTTAAGACTGAAACACCTCTGACCACAAAGCCTTCCCTTCCAGCTATTCAAGAGGAAGCTAGCGATCAAACAACACATAATGGTGGTGAATTAATGCTAGAATCCACCTTCTAG